AAGTCATCGCCGCGACGGTGTCCAGATGGGGCGCGTCACCATGAATGGCCTGGGCCAGCGTGACCGCCCGTGCGCTGTACTGCTTCGCCAGTTCGAGTTGCTCGATCTCCCGGTACGTTACCCCAAGGGCTTCCACGGTCAGCAGGACATCGGGGTGGAGGTCGGTCTTGAACACCTCTTCTTTGATCTTGAGGGAATCAAGGTAGTACTGAACAGCTTCCTCATACCGTCCCAGGCCAGCAAAAACATTGCCGAGGTTGTGATATATCCCGGCCACCATCACCGAGACGTTCTCACCGAACAATTGTCGGTACATCTGCAAGGCACATTCATACCACTCTTTGGCCTGGAGGTGCTGGAACTGATAGGTGGCGGCAGTGCCCAGACCGTTCCAAGTGCCTACCATCAGAAAATGGGGGGGTGTCCCGCTGCTTCCCAGACCGCCGTTGCCCGCCTGAAATGGGTCTCGGCAGCCTCGAAATCAGATCGGTAGATTTCGATGTTGCCCAGGTTGACGAACACTCCAGCCGTTTTGAGATTCCACAGTTTCAGGGCGTCATGAATGACGACCACTTGATTCAGGAGTTCTACTGCTTCAGGAAAGCGTCCGGCGGCATAGTTCAAGGTGCCGAGTGAATTGAGCGTCGCGCCCACTTCCGCATGAAGGTCGGAGCCGTACAATTCCCGCCTGATGGACAGTGCCCGGCGCAGGTGAGTTTCGGCGTCCTCATGCTGTCCCAACCTGACGGCCACCGTCCCCCACTCGTGCAGGATGCTGGCCTGCTCGCCGGGGTCGGTGGTCACCGTCAGCAGGTAAGAAAACACCTCGGGAAGTTCAGTCAGGCGCGACAGCTGAACGCCGACCTCGCCGAGGAGCTTTGCCAGACCATCGGCGTCCCTCGTCTGCCGGGTACACTCCAGCAGGCTATCGAAGCCGGACTGAATGGCCTCGGCATCCTGACGTTCCAGGGCGTCCAGCAAGGCCTGCTTGGCGGCATGACAGTGTCTAATTGTGAGGTCAGTCATTATTCAGAAGTGTATCCAACATGTCCGGGGTCACCTGTCGCAACTGCCAGTCCGTGACGGTCTTCTCCTGCTGCTGTCGCCTTTCCTGCAACTGAAGCATGACCTGTGCCGCGTGCCGCCACCGCTCGACCTGCCCGTCGTTCCGGGTTGTTTCAGGCGCAGGAATTCGCGGTTCTGCCAGACTGACCACCATGCCCACCGAGTGAAGCAGGCCACTCCTGCCGCTGTGCCGTTCACGCGTGGCTTCCTCGAAAAATCGGCATAATCGGAGGAGCAACGTCTCATCCACATGAAGCTGTAGCAGGACGGCTTGCCACTCCTGCACGAAAGCCAGATGGCCCGGCGAGCATTCCTGGAGGTCGAGCAGGCACCGGTTTTCCCCCAGTTCCCTTCGCCAATGCCACTGCCGACCGAGGCGTTCCAGCAGACCGTCAGGGTCAGTCAGGGCCGACCACACCGGCTGGAATTCAGGCTGGTCGGCGAAACGTGAAAGCAGTTCCGTAGAGTTCCGCACCAGCGAGGGAGACTCGTGAACTTCGTCCCAAGTGTCTGCGGACAGGAGTTCCAGGGCCAGACTCACGTATCCGCCGAGTCCCTGACGCAGATGGTGCACTTTGAGCATGGTGTCTCCACTGGGCGAACCCGTCGTCAATAACGCCATGAATCCGGCCTGCCGATACATTTGCCCGCAGCCTAAGGGATGCTCCGGGGCAACCCGACTCAACTCGGAAAAAATGAAGTTGTTTTGATGAGCCTGGATGGCTTCCTGAATGGTCTGCAACTCCTGCACACCAGGCATCTGCACGGAAAGCCAGCGCTCCGGCGGCCACCTGGCGATTATCTCATCGCAGTACGTGACGGTCGAAGGAAAAAGGCGATGAGCGTCATACAGCCCGAAAGTCCTGACCAAC
This portion of the Deinococcus fonticola genome encodes:
- a CDS encoding tetratricopeptide repeat protein; the encoded protein is MTDLTIRHCHAAKQALLDALERQDAEAIQSGFDSLLECTRQTRDADGLAKLLGEVGVQLSRLTELPEVFSYLLTVTTDPGEQASILHEWGTVAVRLGQHEDAETHLRRALSIRRELYGSDLHAEVGATLNSLGTLNYAAGRFPEAVELLNQVVVIHDALKLWNLKTAGVFVNLGNIEIYRSDFEAAETHFRRATAVWEAAGHPPIF